From Oreochromis niloticus isolate F11D_XX linkage group LG15, O_niloticus_UMD_NMBU, whole genome shotgun sequence:
GATGCTACTGTTGTCTGTGCAAGTAAGTTGTACATGCCCAGTAAAACTGATACTGTTAGACTGTCCCTTTCTGAAAGAATAACCATGcccttaactttttttttttttttataaacagaCAGTCAACCCATTCGGCTGGTGAATGGGACTAACCGCTGCTCTGGTAGAGTGGAAATCTACTATAAAGGACaatggggaacagtctgtgatgacaAATGGGGGATGCAAGATGCAGCTGTAGCTTGTCGAGAGATGAACTGTGGGAATGCTCTCTCAGTCAAGTACAAGGCTTACTTTGGGAGAGGTCAGGATCAGGTTTGGTTGGATGAGATGGAGTGCACTGGTCATGAAATGTTACTTGCTGACTGCCCTCACAAAGATTCTGAAGAACATGACTGTGACCACAGTGAAGATGCTGGTCTTGTGTGCTCAGGTAACACAGGCTCTGTTCTGTTTGTTGCTCAAAACTGAGTTTTATTGACAATGACAATGACAATTAATGACAATCCTAACAACGCCAAATTTTGCTTTGCAGAGACAGTCAGATTGATAAATGGGAGTGACGCTTGTTCTGGCAGAGTGGAGGTTTTCCACGATGGCCGATGGGGGAAACTTTGTAGTAATAACTGGGGCCTTAAAGAAGCTACAGTCCTGTGTAATGAGCTCGACTGTGGAGCTCCCAAAAATTCCAAAGACACCTTTTACTTTGGTGACAGCTCACTGCGAGGGTTCACAAGTAGATGCTCTGATAATGTGAACTCTATCAGCCAATGTCAACTTCAAGAACACAGAGGGTCATGTGAAGGTGTTTCTCTCTCATGTGCAGGTAAAAGATACAGATATGCTGCAATCCTGCTTTCCAAAAATAGCAAATGTCATGTTTGGAcaacttttaaaagaaaaggttgGCTCatgtgcagtttttcttttacttaatATGTACTCATGAATGTGTTTAAAGGTTTGAGGCTCATCAAAAGCATTTAAACTAAAATCCTGAAGGCTCAGTCTACTGATAGACACTCACAAGTTAAAGACAATATAATGGGTTACAGTTTTGCACTTTAACTTTTTATAAAGGTTTCATAAAGTCATTTCTGCAttctctgtttgtctgtctgtttcgTTGTCCACCAACTACTTCTTTACAGTTAGGAGCTGAGCAACTAAACGTGGCATAGCTTAGGACTTTGAAGTTTCTTATCTATATCAGATATTATTATATCACTATGTAGCCTAGCAACCATCTAGCAACCTGTTAAAATGAcctatttttaatgtttgtctGCCTGCAACaggtatcattttatttaaccaCAGTAACAGGTAATTTATATCTATACGACCTCAGTTACTCCTGACATTATGACACCATCAGGCTGGAACCAACTAGCAATGGACTAAAATGACCTGTTTTTTGCCTTTATGCACCTAGAGCTTGTTATAAAAGCATTCTGTTTCAAGACATTAACGTCTCATTTATATCCACATACTCTGATTGTTACATGATATACACTAAATGGAGAAAAGTACTGGGCCACACttcttaatctttgaattctACTCCCATTGCCAACACTGATTTCTGAATCAGGCTCTCAGCCATGTAGTCTGCTCTTAGGCTGTGTCTCAGACTGCTCATGTATGATGGATAAATATGAAGCTACAACACATGTTGCTATAAAGCTAGTTTCTGCTGTCCCCAACatgccaaaaaataaataaataaaaaatctgttacaacaaatgtttaaattgatgaaaaccttaaaaaaaaaaaaacagcttataatatttattgttatttgtttaatgtgtgcCCTCAGGTCAACCACCGCTAAGGCTTGTGAACGGCACTGACCGATGCTCTGGCCGAGTGGAGATTCTGCATGACGGCCAGTGGGGAACAGTGTGTGATGATGAATGGGACTTAAGAGATGCTGAGGTGGTGTGCAGAGCCACGGACTGTGGAACACCTCAGAGAGTTAAACCTGGTGCCTTCTTTGGTGAAGGCCAAGGTGTGGTCTGGCTGGATGATGTCAACTGTCTGGGTAATGAGACGTCCCTTGGGCAATGCAGTCATCGCTCCTTTGGAGAAAATAACTGTGGTCATGGTGAAGATGCAGGAGTGATTTGTTCAGGTACAAACTATTGATGTGTCATTTCacaaagtgtcttttttttttttacctttggaTCCCAAAAAGTTGTGGGACGTAGCATTTTCTTTggatatttatttcattttttttttactatgtaCTCCAAAAACTGTTCAGTTATTGATTACATAGCAGTTATTTCTACAACACCAATATCAGATGGAGTTTCAATTAATACATTTCTTTCATATGAACACCAACTAATTACTGATACTTTTTCTCTACTGTGCTTTGTAGCTGCCATTCGACTGATCAATGGGACTGACATGTGCTCAGGAAGAGTGGAGGTCCACCATGGGGAACACTGGTCACAAGCATTTAATGTCAACTGGGGAATgaatgaagctgctgtggtGTGCAGAGAGATGAACTGTGGAGATCCTGTCAAGATCTCAGAGTCATTTGGCAAAGGTCGAGATCTGAGAGGGTACGAGATTCGCTGTAACGGCAGAGAGAGTTCTCTCACACAGTGCACGTTTAGAGACCATACCAGATCTATCACCGATGGTACTGAAGATGCCTCTGTGGTATGCTCAGGTAAAGTCTGATGTCAAATTGAAATTAGACTttcaagaagaaaacaaatccatcatattcttctttaaaaaaactaaGATGGAAATTGTTTCTGGCCCTATCACATAACCTTTAAATATTGGTACAAGGGCTTCAGTTACATGAACAAATACAGAAAACTGGACTAACTTTAGAAAAAAGACCAGTGATTTAGTGAAACACTGTGCTCATGCAAAACACCAGATTCAGAATTATGTAGTCAAACCCCAAGCGGTAATTTGTCAGGTACCAGGCTAGATATGGAATATCTAGAATAAATATGGAAACTATGTGGAACTAACAGGTTAGATTAGAAGGCACAAAAACTTAAGACTGTCCAACAGTCTTATATACTGAGTTTTTAAGGTGTGCTATGTTTTTGCGTATACTGTCAAAAGCTCAGTAGGCTTAGTCCAGACATACCACACAAAAATTCATCCTACTCAGACATGAAGCAAAAATATCAAGATTTCACGAGCACAGTCACTAAAAATAATCAAACACTAAGACAATGCAAcataaatgaatacatttattcAAGCTTCAAATTCACATCATCTTCCTCACTATGGCCACCACAAACCCAAAACAGATTTAGCCTTGCTAAAGATAACTGTATGTCTATAAATCATGTAATGTCTATAAACATGAATGAAATCTTAGAAGCCCATTAACCACAGGTCTTCTTTGTATCAAACAAGCACACCCATTCATAGATTTCCTCTCTCAACTGTCATTTCCATTAGACCAATTTCTACAGATATCACATACATGTCGATATATTACAGTATGGCTACATTTTCAACATAAAGCATGTTTTACGTGCTTGGACTGTCCACTGCTGTTTGGATCCAGCACAAAATTACTGTGatgcaacacaaaaatattAACCACTTAATCAGTCAGCAGTACATCCCTAgttcaaaacacaaaaaaaagtcataaaGTGCACTATATGGAGTTGTGTGTGTCAAGTTGTATTTCATGTACATTAATATAAGAGCTATCATTTCCAGGAAACGTGAGATTAACCGGTGGATCCACTCGTTGTGATGGAAGAGTAGAGATTTATGACAAAGGTCAGTGGGGGACTGTGTGTGCTGATTCCTGGGACATGAATGATGCAACAGTGGTGTGCAGACAGTTGGACTGTGGGAAACCTCACAAGCTTAATGAGGTTGGCCCTGGTACAGGACAGACCTGGACTGATCAAATTGAATGCAATGGAAGAGAGTCTACATTGAATCAGTGTCCACAAAGACCAGGTCTGGACAGAACCTGTGACACAACTGTAGTTGCCGGTGTTTCCTGCACAGGTAAGAAGAAGCAAACATGAAATGCCTAAATGTAATTTTGGcagattcttcttcttcttcttctgcttcttcttcttctttttcttactttttaagATATTGGCTTctgaattaaaataaagtataatataCCTAAACacatcacagtttaaaaaagaatatTCTTATATACCCGTGGCTATATTTTCTGTTTACTTCACAGGGAGCTTGGCAGTGCGGTTGGTTAACAGCACTGATGAGTGCTCTGGAAGAGTGGAGGTCCGTCACGGCGAGCAATGGCACGCAGTATGTGACACGGACTGGACTCTAAGTAAAGCTGGAGTGGTGTGCGAGCTGCTGGAGTGTGGACGTGCCGTGAATGCTCCTGGTGCTGCTTTTTTTGGCCAAGGCAGTGGGTCAGTGGTGGAGGCTAGCACTTCTTGTTTCCACAGCGTGACTTCTCTTCAAGAATGCTCGGTGAAAGGTTTTACAAGAGAAGACTGTGGGCATGAACATGATGCTGGTGTTCTCTGTGCTGGTAAGGCCTTTTATATCAAAATGTTTTTGAGGGGGGATGAATAATACAATGTAAAACTCATCAGTAGTTGGTTTCACAAATTTCCAAATTATAACATTGGAGTGAAAAACTGTCATATTTAATTTGGTCAACCATGTGCATATTAATGTTtaacaaaattattttctttttgtgttttggtttttttctttagaaaatgtacttttttacaTCTGGTTTAGGAAGTAGGTTTAGCCAGCAACTGTTTTGCCTATAGCTTGCTACGTATTGCCAAACAGTAAGCTGTAGAGGTCACTGTTAGACAAAGCCAGTCTAGGTAATGCTTTGTTTATAGCTAAGCTAAGCTCAGCTAGCTTACTAGTTATTTATCTTACATAGACTTGAGTAGTATGGACTTCAtccattaaaaagcaaaaacgtCATATTTCccatgacttaaagcagttgtTGCAATACTCCTTTTGCCTAAGATAATGGACTAATAAACTATATAATATCCAAATAATATTAtacttatatatataatatatacagaaGAATCCTTTCAAGTCCTTTTAgaattttgtcttctttttgtttgttttaaggaTGTTCCTTTGTACTTGTATTCACTCTTTCTGCTCTATTATGCAGCACAAGTCCGGTTGGTGGATGGCTCAGGTGAATGCTCCGGCAGAGTGGAGGTCTTCTATAAAGGACAGTGGGGAACTGTGTGTGATGACGATTGGGAAATGAGCGATGCTGATGTGGTATGCAGACAGCTTGATTGCGGTCATGCCATTTCAGCACCTCTAAGCGCCCATTTTGGTAGAGGCACTGGTCCAGTATGGCTGGATAATGTGGGATGCTCAGGCCAAGAGTCTGCTCTTACGCATTGTTCACACGATGGTTTTGGAGAAAATAACTGCGGGCACGATGAAGATGCCAGCGTTATCTGCTTAGGTAAGAGGCATAGCGCATTTTGAACTGACAAATTATCTCAGTGCTCCTGAGAAAGTTGTTTTGGCTTTTATACAAGAAACATTTATTATCTGCTTCAGGTGGTCAACAGAAGCCCAAAATCACAATAAGTCCTGCTCCAGAGGTGAACTGGGGTGACAAAGTTGAAATTACCTGCACGCTAGTAACAGAACGCATGGGCGGGACATTTCTCCTGAAAAAAACCCAAGGGTCATTTCAAATGGAAAAATTCTCAGATCATGCATCTGCAACCTTTGTCTTCCCTAAAGTGGACTTAAGCCAAAAGGGTTCATACTACTGTGAATATCAAAAGGTGTTGGCCAGTGAAGTCATCTACTATCCTCAAGGAAATCCTGTTGACCTTTCCGTTGTAGGTCAGTAACTTTGTGCcttgtttcctctgttttgCACAATTATTGGAAATTTAACTAATATACATACtttgatatatgtatttatattgtttgCAGTTAAACTGGAAAAACCCAACATCTCCCTGATGTCCCCCAGTGCAATGGAACTCACCAATCCTGACACAATTTCTGTCTCTCGAGGCAGCACCTTCACTGTCACTTGCTCTGTTCATTCTATATACCCTAGAGGTGTCTTCTATttcacacatttaaacacaaacactacTGAATCAAAGTCAGCATTTGGCCACTCAGCCTTCTACCTGGCCAATTTTGAGCTCGTTACAGTAAGTCATGAACAGCAAGGAGAGTATGCCTGTCTCTACAGCGTTAGCATCGCCAAAAAATCCTTCAGTTCAGTTCCTTCGAAGACTCTTAATATCAATGTGATATAAACCATTCATATCattgttgtttcttcttttcttgCTGATAAtaagttaatcaagtgcatttgattagcagcacatgGAAGCAGTAAGTTGTGGACATTTTTCGCGCACTGCTTCTGCATCACTCACTGGTGACGAGTGTTTCACTTgactgtggagccattttggtTCACTCTTCTTTCAAacttgttttaattcagccacattggaaGGTTAGCTTCTGTTAAATAAATGGAACACACTGTAATAAGCCATGTATTGTTGTTCATCCAAGGTTGTGTTTATCAAAGACCTGTCAAGAATGAGAAGGATTGTTTTTTTCATCGCGTCTTTATACGTAAAAAGAGGGTGTGCTGGTCATGTGTTGTGGGGATGAGGACCCAAGTGCATACTCATGTGCTGGATAGCATCAGAGGCATCTGCACAGCACATAatagtgggctactggaacaagaaggcataaGTGGACACCAACAGCTTGAATGCTACTATGCAAGTAATCCCACAGAAGGTGTTACACGAAGAGGACAGAGGATGTGGTCCCACATAA
This genomic window contains:
- the LOC102083301 gene encoding deleted in malignant brain tumors 1 protein isoform X2, translated to MILIFDEKRHFIFHLSLGLLSFLQFTECENIRLVGPSRCSGRVEVFHKGSWGTVCHDQWSIANAEVVCRELSCGTAIEAKKDAFFGQGKDEIWLDDVQCTGHESSILQCQHKPFGVNNCGHNEDAGVVCSEHVRFEKGTTRCNGRVEVYHKGQWKRVCNDWGKEAAQVACREAGCGNPLSQNETPYFGEAHELSAIKTTCSGNENSISQCKLKDFRESCVDATVVCANSQPIRLVNGTNRCSGRVEIYYKGQWGTVCDDKWGMQDAAVACREMNCGNALSVKYKAYFGRGQDQVWLDEMECTGHEMLLADCPHKDSEEHDCDHSEDAGLVCSETVRLINGSDACSGRVEVFHDGRWGKLCSNNWGLKEATVLCNELDCGAPKNSKDTFYFGDSSLRGFTSRCSDNVNSISQCQLQEHRGSCEGVSLSCAGQPPLRLVNGTDRCSGRVEILHDGQWGTVCDDEWDLRDAEVVCRATDCGTPQRVKPGAFFGEGQGVVWLDDVNCLGNETSLGQCSHRSFGENNCGHGEDAGVICSAAIRLINGTDMCSGRVEVHHGEHWSQAFNVNWGMNEAAVVCREMNCGDPVKISESFGKGRDLRGYEIRCNGRESSLTQCTFRDHTRSITDGTEDASVVCSGNVRLTGGSTRCDGRVEIYDKGQWGTVCADSWDMNDATVVCRQLDCGKPHKLNEVGPGTGQTWTDQIECNGRESTLNQCPQRPGLDRTCDTTVVAGVSCTGSLAVRLVNSTDECSGRVEVRHGEQWHAVCDTDWTLSKAGVVCELLECGRAVNAPGAAFFGQGSGSVVEASTSCFHSVTSLQECSVKGFTREDCGHEHDAGVLCAAQVRLVDGSGECSGRVEVFYKGQWGTVCDDDWEMSDADVVCRQLDCGHAISAPLSAHFGRGTGPVWLDNVGCSGQESALTHCSHDGFGENNCGHDEDASVICLGGQQKPKITISPAPEVNWGDKVEITCTLVTERMGGTFLLKKTQGSFQMEKFSDHASATFVFPKVDLSQKGSYYCEYQKVLASEVIYYPQGNPVDLSVVVKLEKPNISLMSPSAMELTNPDTISVSRGSTFTVTCSVHSIYPRGVFYFTHLNTNTTESKSAFGHSAFYLANFELVTVSHEQQGEYACLYSVSIAKKSFSSVPSKTLNINVI